One window of the Solanum stenotomum isolate F172 chromosome 11, ASM1918654v1, whole genome shotgun sequence genome contains the following:
- the LOC125845249 gene encoding D-amino-acid transaminase, chloroplastic, whose protein sequence is MRTSREGHNTKQLYLAMYSSVFGGITTDTAAMVIPMDDHMVHRGHGVFDTAAIMDGYLYELDQHLDRFLGSATMAKIQIPFDRESIRRILIRTVSVSKCRKGSLRYWLSAGPGDFQLSSSGCHQSTLYAIVIKDQSPPDHRGIRVVTSSIPIKPPQFAVMKSVNYLPNALSKMEAEENDAYAAIWLDGDGFVAEGPNMNVAFVTKEKELLMPCFDKILSGCTAKRVAVLAENLVKEGKLRGIRVENVSVQDAKRADEMMLIGSGVLVRSVVQWDEEVIGNGREGPVTQALLNLLLEDMKSGPPTVRVPVPY, encoded by the exons ATGAGAACTAGTCGAGAAGGTCACAACACCAAGCAGCTTTATTTGGCAATGTACTCAAGCGTTTTTGGTGGAATCACAACTGATACAGCTGCCATGGTTATCCCCATGGATGATCACATGGTTCATAGAGGGCATGGTGTCTTTGATACTGCTGCCATTATGGATGG ATACCTTTATGAGTTGGACCAACACCTTGATCGTTTCCTGGGATCTGCAACCATGGCCAAAATACAAATTCCTTTCGATAGGGAAAGCATTAGACGGATTCTCATCCGTACAGTAAGTGTTTCCAAGTGCAGAAAAGGTTCTTTAAGATACTGGCTTTCGGCAGGACCTGGTGATTTTCAACTATCTTCATCCGGCTGTCATCAATCAACTCTTTATGCCATTGTAATTAAAGATCAATCACCTCCTGATCACAGGGGCATTAGAGTTGTAACGTCATCCATCCCGATTAAACCCCCACAGTTTGCTGTCATGAAAAGTGTTAATTATCTTCCGAATGCACTTTCCAAGATGGAAGCagaagaaaatgatgcatatgCAGCAATTTGGTTGGATGGCGATGGCTTTGTTGCAGAAGGCCCGAACATGAACGTGGCTTTTGTCACAAAGGAAAAGGAACTTCTGATGCCTTGTTTTGACAAAATTCTCAGTGGCTGTACAGCTAAAAGAGTTGCAGTTCTTGCAGAAAATCTAGTAAAGGAAGGTAAACTTCGGGGCATTAGAGTAGAAAATGTGTCTGTACAGGACGCGAAAAGAGCAGATGAGATGATGCTAATTGGTAGTGGGGTTCTTGTACGCTCGGTGGTGCAGTGGGATGAAGAAGTCATCGGTAATG GTAGAGAAGGTCCTGTGACACAAGCTCTGCTAAATCTTCTCTTGGAGGATATGAAGTCAGGGCCTCCCACGGTGCGAGTTCCAGTTCCCTATTGA